A region from the Azospirillum thermophilum genome encodes:
- a CDS encoding aldose 1-epimerase, whose amino-acid sequence MDRQVEQRADDLATLRHGAIACLLAPDCGGSIARLTVEGPRGPIDLLRPASPAALAGTFAPDMGCFPLVPFSNRIGGGRFTFRQRRVRLETDPGSPHRIHGHGWQNPWMVEGLDGRSARLTYRHGADDWPWRYAAAQDISVERDGLTVSMELVNLSDEPMPAGIGLHPYFPKPPGTVLTANVATVWRNDDTLLPLAREAVPEAWDFPRGVRMDEVVLDNGFTGWDGVATLDLPALGHRLTIAADGPFGHLIVYAPRGESYLCVEPVSHMTDAVNRTEEPDAGLRVLEPGERLAGTVRLRVCPL is encoded by the coding sequence ATGGATCGACAGGTTGAGCAGCGCGCCGACGACCTCGCAACCCTGCGGCACGGCGCCATCGCCTGCCTGCTGGCCCCGGACTGCGGCGGGTCGATCGCCCGCCTGACGGTGGAGGGGCCTCGCGGCCCGATCGACCTGCTGCGCCCCGCCAGCCCGGCGGCGCTCGCCGGGACCTTCGCGCCGGACATGGGCTGCTTTCCGCTGGTTCCCTTCTCCAACCGCATCGGCGGCGGGCGCTTCACCTTCCGCCAGCGGCGGGTCAGGCTGGAGACCGATCCCGGCTCGCCCCACCGGATCCACGGCCATGGCTGGCAGAATCCCTGGATGGTGGAGGGGCTGGACGGCCGCTCCGCCCGGCTGACCTACCGGCACGGGGCCGACGACTGGCCCTGGCGCTATGCCGCCGCCCAGGACATCTCGGTCGAGCGCGACGGCCTGACGGTGTCGATGGAGCTGGTGAACCTGTCGGACGAGCCGATGCCGGCCGGGATCGGGCTGCATCCCTATTTCCCGAAACCGCCGGGAACGGTGCTGACCGCCAATGTGGCGACCGTCTGGCGCAACGACGACACGCTGCTTCCCCTGGCGCGCGAGGCGGTGCCGGAGGCCTGGGACTTCCCCCGCGGCGTGCGGATGGACGAGGTGGTCCTGGACAACGGCTTCACCGGCTGGGACGGGGTGGCGACGCTGGATCTGCCGGCGCTCGGCCACCGGCTGACGATCGCCGCCGACGGGCCGTTCGGCCACCTGATCGTCTATGCGCCGCGCGGCGAGTCCTATCTGTGCGTCGAGCCGGTCAGCCACATGACCGACGCGGTCAACCGCACCGAGGAGCCGGACGCCGGTCTGCGCGTCCTGGAACCGGGAGAGCGGCTGGCCGGTACGGTCCGGCTGCGCGTCTGCCCGCTCTGA
- a CDS encoding lysozyme inhibitor LprI family protein, which yields MRAAFVAMGLCLLAGSVPAAETAVPPVPDCSGAATPADQLICREPGLTDALKRLEAAAAALGETTDAAGREALAAAQTLWRQRRDAACPVTAADLEDAKKAKGRADCLARSLADRTAALEAQRKARLAPVSDLPVTIGEASARPLAPLPARPAALTRPVTAAAFVGRWAKADPQTRSPIDDCRTAYLEVSREMTVSIVDPRIPGLPVEARLPATLSATLPAEGAQPVPLESDGGARGTLALEAAEAPRVDRLLLRLEQPTTLGAVYVRCR from the coding sequence ATGCGCGCTGCCTTCGTTGCGATGGGCCTCTGCCTGCTGGCCGGCTCCGTTCCGGCTGCCGAGACCGCGGTTCCGCCGGTTCCCGACTGCTCCGGCGCCGCGACGCCGGCCGACCAGCTCATCTGCCGCGAGCCCGGCCTGACCGATGCCCTCAAGCGCCTGGAGGCCGCCGCCGCCGCGTTGGGCGAGACGACGGATGCCGCCGGGCGGGAGGCGCTGGCCGCCGCCCAGACGCTGTGGCGGCAGCGCCGCGACGCCGCCTGCCCGGTCACCGCGGCCGACCTGGAGGACGCGAAGAAGGCGAAGGGGCGGGCCGACTGCCTGGCGCGCTCGCTCGCCGACCGCACCGCCGCGCTCGAGGCGCAGCGCAAGGCGCGGCTCGCTCCGGTCTCCGACCTGCCGGTGACCATCGGCGAGGCGTCGGCCCGTCCGCTGGCGCCGCTGCCGGCCCGCCCGGCGGCGCTGACCCGGCCGGTGACCGCCGCCGCCTTCGTCGGTCGCTGGGCCAAGGCCGATCCGCAGACCCGCTCGCCCATCGACGACTGCCGCACCGCCTACCTGGAGGTGTCGCGCGAGATGACGGTGAGCATCGTCGATCCGCGCATTCCCGGACTTCCCGTCGAGGCGAGGCTGCCCGCCACCCTGTCGGCGACGCTGCCGGCCGAGGGCGCCCAGCCGGTCCCGCTGGAGTCGGACGGCGGCGCCAGGGGGACGCTCGCGCTCGAAGCGGCGGAGGCGCCGCGCGTCGACCGGCTTCTGCTGCGCCTGGAGCAGCCGACCACCCTGGGCGCGGTCTACGTCCGCTGCCGGTGA